The DNA region AACAGGCGGATCCTGCAAATACGGTCACGCTGCGATTCTCCGGTGAAAAAATCAAATCCCTTAATCCCGACGAGCGGAGTGCGGGAGCACTGATAAAAAAAGCACTCGTAACCATCCCCGAAGAAGAATATCAGCGGGCGGCACCCGGCATCTCCATCAGAAAAAGCGGCCTTGCCAAACTGCTTGAAGAACATCCCTTCGCCGTCCTTGACGAAAACGGAGAGGATATCAGAACCGCAGAGACCCTGCCTGAAAATTTCATATTGAGCGATCATCAGAACTTTACCGAAGAGGAAATGGAACTGATCAAAGACCTCCCGAAATACTCGGTCGGCCCCCGCGTTCTCCATGCCGATCACACAATTATAATAATCCTCAACGAGTTCGACCGCAGAGGAGAACAAGCCTAAATGGTTTCCCATCCAACAATATAGAATCAAATGCTTGAACTCGTCAATGCCATATTAGAGTACGGCGATATTTGCGATCACTGCCTTGGAAGATTGTTCGCAAAAAAATCATTCGGACTCACTAACGAAGAACGTGGCCGCTCATTGAGAATAGCCCATGCTCTCGCATATAATATCCCCTACAAACCATACGAAAAAGGAACCTGCTGGGTCTGTAACGACCTATTCGATACCATTCCCTACTGGGCAGAAAAAGCAGCGGCGGCAGTACAAGGAATCGAACACGACACATTCGTCATAGGCACCAGAGTTCCCCCCATGATGGCGGAATCGGAAGAGATGCTCTGGTCCGACCTTGCGCTCGAAAATCCCGAACCCCTCAAATCCGAGATGAACCGCGAAGTCGGAAAGGCAGTATCCGCCCTCACGGGAAAACACGGAAATCCGAAAAATCCCGAGGTCACCATCGTCCTGAACATCGCCGATGACTGCGTTGAGGTTCAGATCGCATCCCTCTACTTCTACGGCAGATATCTGAAATATGAACGCGGAATCCCGCAGACGCACTGGGACTGCCGCGCATGCAAAGGGAAAGGCTGCGAAATATGCAACTTTACCGGCAAACAATACCCCACATCAGTGGAAGAACTCATTGCAGAAGCACCAAAACGGATTTTTGAAAGTGACTGCGGGGTCCTTCACGGAGCGGGAAGAGAAGACATCGATGCGGTAATGATCGGAACCGGAAGACCCTTTGTTATGGAGATGCAGAACCCGAAAAAACGCTCATTTGATTTAAAAGAGCTGGAAAATGCAATTAATGCATCTGCGAATCCACGTGTAGGCGTCGTTCTGGAAAGCTGGTCCGACAAAAAGACCGTGGAAATGCTTAAATCAAACAAAGGGCATAAAACATACAGGATTCTAGTCTCAATAGATGACCGTATCTCTCTGGAAACCGTGCAAAACGCCGTATCCAAGCTCAAAGGAGCCTGGATTGATCAGCGC from Methanocorpusculum labreanum Z includes:
- the trmY gene encoding tRNA (pseudouridine(54)-N(1))-methyltransferase TrmY — protein: MLRFAVIGHKAVSTPDFSLNDMPGGAGRMDVLCRCINASFFLSHDLRRDTECFLILKGGEQADPANTVTLRFSGEKIKSLNPDERSAGALIKKALVTIPEEEYQRAAPGISIRKSGLAKLLEEHPFAVLDENGEDIRTAETLPENFILSDHQNFTEEEMELIKDLPKYSVGPRVLHADHTIIIILNEFDRRGEQA
- a CDS encoding tRNA pseudouridine(54/55) synthase Pus10, with protein sequence MLELVNAILEYGDICDHCLGRLFAKKSFGLTNEERGRSLRIAHALAYNIPYKPYEKGTCWVCNDLFDTIPYWAEKAAAAVQGIEHDTFVIGTRVPPMMAESEEMLWSDLALENPEPLKSEMNREVGKAVSALTGKHGNPKNPEVTIVLNIADDCVEVQIASLYFYGRYLKYERGIPQTHWDCRACKGKGCEICNFTGKQYPTSVEELIAEAPKRIFESDCGVLHGAGREDIDAVMIGTGRPFVMEMQNPKKRSFDLKELENAINASANPRVGVVLESWSDKKTVEMLKSNKGHKTYRILVSIDDRISLETVQNAVSKLKGAWIDQRTPERVSHRRADLVRKRQVIDIGVLGEENGLYRLEVLGEGGLYIKELVSGDGGRTTPSLAEILAVPAKVVELDVVQVDGLPNIGDE